One genomic window of Biomphalaria glabrata chromosome 9, xgBioGlab47.1, whole genome shotgun sequence includes the following:
- the LOC106079284 gene encoding uncharacterized protein LOC106079284: protein MAHRIRQKTNALNIVLVGKTGNGKSATGNTLLGRKGFVNASSTTSCTETCKLESVKYGDIILNVIDTPGLMDTGKTQTEISDEMANIMSLCPDGFHAFIFVLRWDVRFTTEELNTYIILKRHFGPDFLKVCIVAFTRGDVYDLSETDLPFEQWLKKQDGVLPGLLEDINNKTVLFYNNAKYPNYHNKREESIDQLLQIIGSGDLLYRDENFEKAAQERKRMAIELKLPQLQSKYQTELSLLDVKIHDAMENSENKKSLSELEADDSIKGLVKIAEHILDLIEMDDSETGLLEDFRQRVTHLIEMISTLDKSQEKRKIKFKKIAEYNRLLKNPPRLTIAASKIGLFFTSLATGIGAVLTPLIPLLAAPVAAGAGALAVASASSVNSQEKELREYNRKVKKLKDEIDSL, encoded by the coding sequence ATGGCGCACAGAATCAGACAAAAAACTAATGCACTGAACATTGTCTTGGTTGGGAAAACTGGCAATGGTAAAAGTGCCACAGGTAACACACTGCTTGGAAGAAAAGGATTTGTTAATGCCTCATCTACAACATCATGTACGGAAACATGTAAACTGGAAAGTGTTAAGTATggtgatattattttaaatgtaatagaCACACCTGGGCTGATGGACACTGGCAAAACACAGACGGAAATTTCTGATGAAATGGCAAATATCATGAGCTTGTGTCCAGATGGTTTTcatgcttttatttttgtgcTTCGATGGGATGTGAGATTTACTACTGAAGAATTgaatacatatataattttaaaaagacattttggACCAGACTTTCTGAAAGTTTGTATTGTGGCGTTTACAAGAGGCGATGTGTATGATTTGTCAGAGACAGATTTGCCATTTGAACAGTGGTTGAAAAAACAAGATGGAGTCTTGCCAGGCCTGCTAGAAGATATCAACAATAAAACAGTGCTTTTTTACAACAACGCAAAATACCCAAACTACCATAACAAAAGAGAAGAGTCTATTGACCAACTATTACAAATTATAGGAAGTGGCGATTTGTTATATAGGGATGAGAACTTTGAGAAAGCCGcccaagagagaaaaagaatggCAATTGAACTAAAACTGCCTCAACTACAATCGAAGTATCAAACTGAACTAAGTTTATTAGATGTTAAAATTCATGACGCCATGGAAAactctgaaaacaaaaaatctctATCAGAATTAGAAGCAGATGATAGCATCAAAGGTTTGGTGAAAATAGCTGAGCACATACTTGATTTAATAGAAATGGATGACAGTGAAACAGGACTTTTAGAAGATTTCCGTCAACGTGTGACACATCTGATTGAGATGATTTCAACCCTAGATAAATCacaggaaaaaagaaaaataaaatttaaaaaaattgcagaGTACAATCGTCTTCTTAAAAACCCACCAAGGCTTACAATTGCTGCTTCaaaaattggtttattttttacttCTCTTGCTACTGGTATCGGTGCTGTTTTAACACCTCTAATTCCGCTCTTAGCTGCACCAGTAGCAGCAGGTGCAGGCGCTTTGGCTGTTGCAAGTGCAAGTTCAGTAAACAGTCAAGAGAAAGAGCTGAGGGAATACAAccgtaaagtaaaaaaattaaaagatgaaatagatagtctttaa